DNA sequence from the Acidobacteriota bacterium genome:
CCCGTTGCCGTACCCCAACTCCCGAGAGATCAGCAGCGCCGCCTTGATCACCGCCCGAGCGGTCTCTTCCTGGTTCTCCGGAGTCAGCTGGCTGCTGGCGCCGGTGAGTCCCAGGGCGGCCTTCAGTCGGCCGTCACCGCCGTAAACCCCGGCGGCGACGCAGCGCACGTTGAGGTTGTTCT
Encoded proteins:
- a CDS encoding IclR family transcriptional regulator C-terminal domain-containing protein — encoded protein: NNLNVRCVAAGVYGGDGRLKAALGLTGASSQLTPENQEETARAVIKAALLISRELGYGNG